A genomic stretch from Aquipuribacter hungaricus includes:
- a CDS encoding aldo/keto reductase, producing METRRLGRLGHQSSVLVYGGAALSDVDQETADRSIDEALAAGITHLDVAASYGDAELRVGARMAEIRDRVFLATKTGDRDATSARRSVERSLERLQTDRVDLLQLHAVGDLAELDLVTGPGGALEAAVAAQEEGLVGAVGITGHGPEAAATHLEALRRFPFATVLTPLNPVLWREPGFPEAWAALVEEVQRQDVGLLTIKSVSRRSWPDAVTGEPLPPQPFTTWYEPMADPEQVRAAVSWVLAHEEITGLATVGDVRLLRHLVAAEADRMDPAEAEERLAGVEGYSSPFLAMPA from the coding sequence ATGGAGACACGCCGCCTGGGCCGGCTCGGCCACCAGAGCTCCGTCCTCGTCTACGGGGGCGCCGCGCTCAGCGACGTCGACCAGGAGACCGCGGACCGCTCGATCGACGAGGCGCTCGCCGCCGGCATCACGCACCTGGACGTGGCCGCGAGCTACGGCGACGCCGAGCTGCGCGTCGGTGCCCGCATGGCCGAGATCCGCGACCGGGTGTTCCTGGCCACCAAGACCGGCGACCGGGACGCGACGTCCGCCCGGCGGTCGGTCGAGCGCTCCCTGGAGCGGCTGCAGACCGACCGGGTCGACCTGCTCCAGCTGCACGCGGTCGGGGACCTGGCCGAGCTGGACCTGGTGACCGGCCCCGGCGGGGCGCTCGAGGCGGCCGTCGCGGCGCAGGAGGAGGGCCTGGTCGGCGCCGTCGGGATCACCGGGCACGGGCCCGAGGCCGCGGCGACGCACCTGGAGGCGCTGCGCCGGTTCCCGTTCGCGACCGTCCTCACCCCGCTCAACCCCGTGCTGTGGCGCGAGCCCGGGTTCCCCGAGGCGTGGGCCGCGCTGGTGGAAGAGGTGCAGCGTCAGGACGTCGGGCTGCTCACCATCAAGTCGGTGTCGCGGCGCAGCTGGCCCGACGCCGTGACCGGGGAGCCGCTGCCGCCCCAGCCGTTCACGACCTGGTACGAGCCGATGGCCGACCCGGAGCAGGTCCGGGCCGCCGTGTCGTGGGTGCTCGCGCACGAGGAGATCACCGGGCTGGCGACCGTCGGGGACGTCCGGCTGCTGCGGCACCTCGTGGCCGCCGAGGCCGACCGGATGGACCCCGCCGAGGCAGAGGAGCGTCTGGCCGGGGTGGAGGGGTACTCCTCGCCGTTCCTCGCCATGCCGGCCTGA
- a CDS encoding response regulator: MAKVLVVEDDVDIRGLVETRLRRHGHRVVSVGSGEEALTAIAEKGTPDVAVLDVLMPGMDGLQLLRTIRLDPASAGMQAVFLSGRIQESDIEAGRALGATYLTKPLVLSALVNAVDAAADATPAVAAATW, encoded by the coding sequence ATGGCGAAGGTGCTCGTGGTCGAGGACGACGTGGACATCCGTGGGCTCGTGGAGACCAGGCTGCGCCGCCACGGCCACCGGGTCGTGTCGGTCGGCTCCGGCGAGGAGGCGCTGACCGCCATCGCCGAGAAGGGCACCCCCGACGTCGCGGTGCTCGACGTGCTCATGCCCGGCATGGACGGCCTGCAGCTGCTGCGGACGATCCGCCTGGACCCGGCCTCCGCCGGCATGCAGGCGGTGTTTCTCAGCGGCCGGATCCAGGAGAGCGACATCGAGGCCGGCCGTGCGCTGGGGGCCACCTACCTCACCAAGCCGCTCGTGCTGTCGGCGCTGGTGAACGCCGTCGACGCGGCCGCCGACGCCACCCCGGCCGTCGCCGCCGCCACCTGGTGA